A window of Rhododendron vialii isolate Sample 1 chromosome 11a, ASM3025357v1 contains these coding sequences:
- the LOC131307655 gene encoding protein MODIFYING WALL LIGNIN-1-like, with product MEKTHSVSTTILSVIITSLGIVSFSLCVASEFQRTKWEDLKWDGKLCYLPKSRAFRFGIVALICLCAAQIIGSLIVCRNFCSREKRITSCDARKPTIGSIFLFLSWISFGIAITFISVATSMNKRQPYGKGWLDGECYVVKDGVYLGAAFLVLINVGSTLASAILTRRKREVDQAKKVYAQL from the exons ATGGAAAAAACCCACTCTGTTTCCACAACAATCCTCTCTGTCATCATCACGTCCCTTGGAATCGTTTCCTTTTCGCTCTGCGTCGCTTCTGAATTCCAAAGAACAAAG TGGGAGGATCTCAAGTGGGATGGGAAATTGTGTTATTTGCCAAAGAGTCGCGCATTTAGATTCGGAATTGTGGCTTTGATCTGTCTTTGCGCGGCCCAGATCATCGGAAGCTTGATTGTTTGTAGAAATTTCTGTTCAAGAGAGAAGAGAATTACCAGCTGCGATGCTAGAAAACCCACCATTGGTAGCATTTTTCTGTTCCTTTCATG GATCAGCTTTGGGATTGCCATCACATTTATAAGCGTAGCCACAAGCATGAATAAAAGGCAGCCCTACGGCAAAGGATGGTTAGACGGCGAGTGTTACGTAGTCAAAGATGGCGTGTATTTAGGGGCAGCATTTCTGGTTTTGATAAATGTAGGCTCCACGCTTGCTTCGGCTATCCTAACAAGAAGGAAGAGAGAAGTTGATCAGGCTAAAAAAGTTTATGCACAACTTTGA